A genomic window from Rhizobium sp. 007 includes:
- a CDS encoding DUF1674 domain-containing protein, with the protein MQPADNDNVDSTVAEGAVLPRKALSPAARRALAEAEERRRNQKPLDLPPEIGGRGGAEPARFGDYEINGRAIDF; encoded by the coding sequence TTGCAGCCAGCGGACAACGACAATGTAGATAGCACTGTGGCAGAAGGAGCAGTACTACCGCGCAAGGCTCTGTCACCCGCTGCCAGACGCGCGCTTGCCGAAGCCGAAGAACGACGCAGGAACCAGAAACCCCTGGATCTGCCACCGGAGATCGGTGGACGGGGAGGAGCCGAGCCAGCGCGCTTCGGCGACTACGAGATCAACGGCCGTGCGATCGATTTTTAA